gaggtcagagaggtaggTGGGGGTATTGTTGTGGGGTATTGACAGAACAacatgtgtgttgttctgtcctGTACTTGTCTGAGTTCTTGTGAGACCAAGTCCACCAGACGGTCATGTCTGGCGATGTACAGTCCTTTGTAAAAGCTACAGCCGTTTAGGATATGAGCCATTGTCTCTTTATTGTCTGGGGTGGGATGTAGGATGCAGTGTGGGTTGTGTTGCGATGGATAGCAGATTGCCAGGTTGTATTTTTTTGGCAATACCTGTAAGCGGGCCTTAATGCAAAAGATAAGGACGTCCTCTCCAATGGTCGTGTTTGAGAGGATTGAGTGGGACACAGAGTGGTTTGCAAAGGGTAGCAGTGCCAGTTTGCCCTGCAGGCTTAAGCTAGTCCAATGCTGCGCACTCTCTTCTACTTTCATTCTTAGCATTGTGGCTCTCgctgttttgattgacagctcgtGTTGCCCATCTTCCTGTTCAAAGGTCGCGCATACATTGATGAGCGGGTCCATGACAACAGAGTTCAGTGCAACAGGTGTACCATCGGGCCCCGCCCACTTCAGATTTATTCCTGAGCGGTGGCACAGGTCATTGAGATCCATCCAGTCTGACCGCACACCGAAGCCTGCAGTTCTGATGTCCAGTTTTCcattatcttttattttgaatccgAGGAATTGCCGCTCATTCTCCTTCGCAGGTGGGATTTTGCGTCGCTGCATATGCAGGAGGAGTGATTCACGGGCCATTTCCCGGACTGTCACGTCGTCGCAGTTGAGCATCTTGAGGAGGTGGTTGGTTCTGGTGGCGGTGTAGACCCACTCAATGTTTGGGACTCCGGGACCTCCATCTCCGCGGGCTTGGAAGATGATGTCACGGGTCGAGTGGGTGTTTAAGCCAAGCCATTTCCTCACCAGGCTCACCGTCTTGTTTGTCATCTCTGTGAGGATGTTCTGAGGTATATGGATGTTTGCAAACAGGTGTTGGATTTTTGAAAGAGCGACTTCTCTGATTGCCTGGAATTTCATtagaaatcacacacacacacacacacacacacacacacacacacacacacacacacacacagttatgtaCACAGGGATATATTCATACTGCATGGCTGTTATTCACAGTCCAGACAGTGTTCCTACGGTCTGCAGAATCCCTCCCCATCTAGAAGAAACATCAGAAGTACTGTAGCTCTCGTGTTGAATTAAGAACACACTTAAGCAGAACAAGTGCTGGTCTCTAGCATACTTGTTATTATTCACTGATTattaacatgtacacacacatacagttacacagtaatacattcatacacacagttatacagtaatatataaacataatagATGGAGATATTTATTTGAGTGGTTTATTTCTTTTAAATGCTCTAAAAAGGTCACCTACCAAATCTATGGGCCCGTTGGCTGTGTCACCGTCAGCAGTTACCAGGGACCGTCCTGCCGTCgcctctacccaccacgggacctccaccctctccggctacccaccacgggaccaccaccgtcaccgtcaGCAGGTCAGAGCCCCCTCACAGCTTCACCCTTTTGAAATAGATATCTCTTTTTTGAAATGTATTCACCCTGGAGGCCTACCTACACCAatcgcaccaacaccacacagccacactaccaCGCACACAATCCGTTATAGACCCCCCCAGCCAagcagccttgaaacaccacatccccatcaggtcaaacaggttagaacaccctggaccagagatctgaagggcttcgcaggccgcttcttaaaggacaccccctgaccctagccccccaaagggcagggaaacccccctaatatcagggaacctggagaagctcctattgcactcctaccatccctctccagggatggtaggagtgcaataggagccATGATAATGTGCAGACATAATGGTATCAGAACaagtgctatctgagagatatcctCTATCCATCGCTATGTCTTGTCTTCATAATACAACACTTAAAAGCTGTTGCTGTAgttatttcatgattttgttttatatttactctaaggatttttgcacttttggtGGACGCATTttcacatcaaaaggaaagacaGCAAAACCAAGCACTGCTGCGGGACCACTATAGTTCTAGTTCCGGTTCTATATATAGTTGGGACCGAGACGCTCTGAAGGGTCCTTCCTGCAGACCCCCCGGAgaggagccccagcagcagcagcagtcccccccccccatgctgagtgtggaggctggtctagtgttggctcgttcgttcgcaaaccggttcgaatgaccgagtctttaggacgaacgaactgaaccggttcgtctctctcgttcgttcggtcgtctcgttcaccattcgattcaccgactcgactgaacgaacgaacgagtttccggtagcacttactccactgagtctgactgactcaactgagaaccgtgcaatggcgtgaattccatgatgcgattcaccgttaccggaaactaggctgaatcgcgaacgactcctctacgttcagtcgagtttccggtgaatcgattcaccggaaactcgactgaacgtggaggagtcgttcacgaatcgtatgttcgttcagcctggtttccggaagcggtaaatcgcatcatggaatggaccccattgcacggttctcagctgagtcagtcagactcagtggagttagtgctaccggaaactcgactgaacgaacgaacgaacgaacgattcgcgaacgactcctcgtggcgaactgaatcacgcgaactgggtcacggaaacgaatcattgaatccaccattgatacaaactgctcagtggcgcagggtaacatacaggagcgatttgcttccgcgttatggggccaagacacgtggcctagtccgtgacttaccggatgcagagatcttcttcttcttcttgtttagtggcggatcatagtttttccccatataccgccacctactggactactatACAGGAGtgtgtgacaaggacgttggcaaatgatactttaaatcataaaaataactTCAACgaaactaacgaaacaaaataaaacaaacaaacaaaagaaatgaataaataaaaatagtaaagaaaaaatatatatacttaaggttaaattcttctaattaggttagtatcttttagctaatttatcagcaatttcattgccatatattccatggtgggctggaatccaacagaactgaataattaaaccaaggcttataatatttaaaagaaattgctttacctctatcaccaaatcttcacgtattgaattatctgttataaaacttagtatctacaacccatctaagagcggttattattgtggccatctcgattgagtatgataaagtcacccactctatatccatatcctttttcaaattctggaatatatatgccAATACCACATTGTCCTTTGGGATCTTTAGAACCATCTGTAAATATTTTCAGATATCCATAGAATGAAGTATTTAAATAACTTGAGCAGGCATTAGCAAAACTTTGCTTGGTGAGATGCTCGCTTTTTCGAAAtggaataagatgcagctgggcagggcgctgagaggtgatgcatgaggcatgatggtggcacggcagacaagcagaggagcatgatggactgggatctgatgaggaaacaaaaaaagattatctaacttaagataaaatatactctgaagtttccagtttctgcaaacagaagagaaggggtttaattaaggctttgtatcattaataagatagactgtgaataacaaacgaaaaaatataaaaggccTGGCTTagtttaaagcccactcaccacgtcaaggtgcaggccaagagtgggaacatagaacaaagactcacatcacaaactcagacagtcacaacatgtatATGAATACGAGACACAATAGAacaaagactcacatcacaaactcagacagtcacaatgtgtaaaaaacataaatacatgaaacatgcatATAAATACGAGACcaaagactcacatcacaaactcagacagtcacaacatgtaaaaaacatataaatacatgaaacatgtataTACAAGACCAtagactcacatcacaaactcagacagtcacaacatgtaaaaaaacatataaatacatgaaacatgtatatacaaaaaagtgttttgttaaaatttggggtggggggtcttgtaataaaagctttttttattgtaacacttggttcaaatcctatttcttacacatgcagccatttggacaccattctatgatagctgataaccaaggtacacactgtaatactataatcaagaggacatacatGCAGTTCAAATAAgaagagatagaactttattgatctggaaacttcataaatatgtaagattgctccatataataccatagtaacatgTATAGTAAACGTATGGaggcctaaaaaattcagttcaatgttattgcttaagaaacagattccttccaactaactatttacgaaaaatgcaatcaataatttatataaaagtaaatgtttacatatcgaccagcaacgaagttggagtagcctacccaaataatgaattgtaatacaccaacattgtcaactgtcatacatagctaaccataaccctgtcatagctaaacaagcaaatgaaaatgaaatacctaccaacgcaactgaaatgttaatattagacaattaacaatattatgaagattacgtaggtctcccataatcaatcaggtaatcaatacgcccgtgcctgttacagctatttgaatgatatgtgtgttatatatccgtgttcaacgccattcatgttaagtaaaaggacaaatctcagactttggaagttaatggagttgatggaagttaattcggaatttaatttaattcggaagttaatggagccgtgcacttcaaaataggtccatagcaaggagccgtttgtttcagtacgactcctttcagctgcccacccaacataaactgctaataaaacgcttgaggaggcgttttgaaaagaaaaaacttacatttttttagaacagcgtagaaatataattatgagcctttgattgatatccagaaattttttgcggagacacaatcctgttccccacttgtattggagtggacggcgatatctacttctgggccacatgaaatgacggacccccgtccacagccagcttaaacagctgcaataccaggcttggcctctgagcactggtggattgcggaagtatgcgcctatcctgggggcctgggagtgtccttcgatccacacttcacgattaagcccgttttgagtacggcatccgggtccttgaggtatacttcttttcgccggatctgaattgtaacgtactgcgtactcaaatgttggctagtaagtacggacagtacgggtattggaacacggcagaaGGGGCGGGACTTCTCCCAAGTTTTCCCGCTTCTTCTCAGTTTGGGGCCGAATCAACTGAACAATAGAATCTCGGATCTCCATTTTAGTGCCATTCAAGTGCATGTGGTAAGGCATATATGAtctgaaatgtattatattcTAAACTTGTTTGGTTATTATATAATTTAATGGCTAACATAACTAAGCATAAGTGGACGACGTAAGTGATTTATGGTCAGAATCCCTCCAATCATCGTGTTGACTAGTCAGCGCCAATTCACTAACCAACGTTAAGTAACTCTTATTAACTTTGCAAAGGGATGTTAGCCGTCGATATTTACCCCGGATGTTCTAATTATGTTTCATTGTTAGACGATTGATCTGGACtcaagctgtaggcctaccagtcAGATGAGTCactcagtggaggaggtgagacaccatATCAATACTTTAAACATCTGTTCATGCAACATTGGTGAGTTAATCACCATTAAATCAGATCAGACGATCAGATAAGACCAATGTGTTCATGAAAGGGACCCTCCATGGAGAGAATGGCAATTTAGGAGAAcgatattactttatttatgagAAATATGTGGGATTTACAACAGTTAATTGGCTGCTCTATAGCAACTGTTGACTTTGATAGATTCAGTATTACCTAGAATGTGTTACGGTTGTAGTTAAGGTTGTTTATCTACAAAGTGGTAAGGTTAGATCAACAGTATTGGACATtatgttgtctgtttgtggtgAAGGAGGACTTTGCGGATATCAGGGCCTACTTTTCCACAACAAAATGGAACCGCCTCTGTAtggcagagaaaaaaagattcatgcagatcaaggaaaaccatttggttatgtcgtctcttggtaaaccactcatacttaaatactattttactgagtacattgctctacatacagacacaggtggtgctgctgtacacatcactgcttcttttgtgtgtgtgtgtgtgtgtgtgtgtgtgtgtgtgtgtgtgtgtgtgtgtgtgtgtgtgtgtgtgtgtgtgtgtgtgtgtgtgtgtgtgtgtgtgtgtgtgtgtgtgtgtgtgtttcggtctgtgtgtgtgtgtgtgtgtgtgtgtgtgtgtgtgtgtgtgtgtgtgtgtgtgtgtgtgtgtgtgtgtctgtgtctgtgtctgtgtctgtgtgtgtgtgtgtgtgtgtgtgtgtgtgtcaggcctgtcctttgtggctccagccttcatgaggagagagaagcccggccaggtgagagtctgctcacctgaagagacagactctgaggaggagcagctctggacctctggattgaccggtacaaagacatttacaagacatttctggaaggggtaatgtgcagtgaacattatccctttcaaagccctgaagatacattagcccgcatcatttgaccaaagatatagcaacaaaaaggggttttattgatttaaagggattttattgcatctgaaaaaaggaaaacctgtaataaacatttttaataataggttgtacctcatagtaaattagcaggttatattacccattttagtcagttagttgaagtgagtcgtttatatactactttattagattagattagattagattagattagattaggctttattgatccttttgggatgactccctcaaggaaattgattgtccagtatcttacagaaagaaacacaacacaatattaaattatatacaatataagataaacaatacactcttagataactataaaaagtaaaataaaaagtaaacagtaaacaataattataatataatataagataaacaataaactcttaactaactaactataaaaagtaaacaaaaaacagtaaacagtaaacaataaactcttagctaatatagaaagtagataataatagaagtaaaacaggattcaagtaaaataaaagataaatgtagagaactgtatagaggattaatataaataaataaatataaataaataaatgtaaacataaataaacatatatatatacatatacacatgcacacacatatacatatacacacatacacatatatacatatacatacacatacatacacacatacacatatacacatacggCATTGTGGataaatatcatatcatatatgaAATGACGGTGAGCAAGGGGTGGCTGacagttaaattaaattaaataaattagcagTTCAAATTAAGCAGTGGAATAGGTTATATCTCTCCTCTTTACTCTATTACTCTATTACTTCTATTACTTCTATTCTATTTCCTCCTACTTCCCTCCGAGTGAGGAGTTGTATAGTGTGATGGCATGAGGGACAAAGGAGTTCTTTAGTCTGTTGGTCCTAACTTTGGGAAGGAGCAGCCTTCCACTGAACAGGCTCCTCTGGTTGTTGATGACAGTGTGCAAGGGGTGGCTGGCATTGTCAATAATGTCCAGCAGTTTGTccagtgtcctcctctctgccaccgtCACCAGTGGTTCCAGCTTCATGCCGACCACAGAGCCAGCCCGCCTGATCAGTTTATCCAGTCTGGAGGTGTCCCTCTTGTTTATGCTGCCTCCCCAGCACACCACAGTGTAGAAGAGGACGCTGGCAACCACAGACAAAACATCCACAGCAATTTGCTGCAGATGTTGAATGACCGCAATCTCCTCAGGAAGTACAACCTGCTTTGTGTCTTTCCATACAGGTAgctggtgtgtgttttccagtccAGTTTGTTATCCAGCCAGACCCCGAGGTATTTGTAGGAATTCACAGCCTCCACCTCAGCTCCGTCTAGCAGGACTGGTCTCGGACTTGGTCTGGATCTTCCAAAGTCAATGACCAGCTCTTTTGTCTTAGAGGTGTTGAGCTGTAGCCGGTTAGTGTGGCACCAGAGAGCAAAGTCCCCCACCAGACTCCgatactcctcctctctgtcacccCTAATACACCCAACGATGGCTGTGTCATCGGCGTACTTCTGTAGATGACATAGCTCAgagttgtagcaaaagtctgagGTGTACAGGGTGAAGAGAAGAGGGGCCAGCACTGTACCCTGGGGGGCTCCAGTGCTGCTGACCACAGTGTCAGACGTGATGTCCTTCAGCCTGACATACTGTGGCCTGTCGGTGAGGTAATCATCAATCCAGTCCACCAGATAGGGTTCCACTCCCATCCTGTTCAGTTTGTCGTGAAGCATAGGGGGCTGGATGGTGTTAAAGGCACTGGAGAAGTCCAAGAAGAGAATCCTCACTGTGCCAGCTTCCCTTATCCAGATGGGAGTGGACTCGGTGTAGCATGTAGAGGATGGCATCCTCCACACCAACATCTGGCTGGTACGCGAACTGCAGGCGGTCCTGGGCGTGTTGTACctggggtctgaggaggttgaggaagagCCGCTCCAACGTCTTCATCAGGTGTGAAGTGAGTGCCACCGGTCGGAAGTCATTCAGCTCGCTGGTCCTGTTCTTCTTCGGAACCGGAACGATGCAGGATGTCTTCCAGATCGTGGGCACTCTCCCTAGCCGCAGGCTAAGGTTGAAGATCCGTTGTAGCGGCTCTCCCAGTTCTGCAGCGCAGGTCTTCAGCAGTCTCGGACACACTTTGTCTGGGCCTGCTGCTTTCCTGGGCTGGAGCTTCCTCAGCTGTCCTCTGACCTGGTCTATGGTGATGTGAGGCGGGGATTGTGttgaggtgggtgggggggagggggatgttgtggtgtctggggggaggtgtgtagagggaagaagaaggagagatggctgtggtgagggtggtggtggtgagggtggtggtggtgatggtggtggtgatggtggtggtgatggtggtggtggtggtggaggtgggggggacgaGGGCTGGTTGAACCTGTTGAAGAAGTCATTCAGCTCGTTCGCCCTCTCCGTTGTCTGCATTGTCCCCCCTGTAGCTCTGGTCTTTGTGTTGTGACCTGTGATGGTCCTCACACCTTCCCAGACCTCCCTCATGTTGTTCTCCCTCAGCTTCTGCTCCACCTTTCTCCTATAGCTGTCCTTAGCTTCCCTCACACAGTGTTTCACCTCCTTCTGTGCTGCCTTCATGGCCTCCCTGTCCCTGCTCCTGAAGGCAGCCTTCTTCTTGTTGAGGACAGCCTTGACTTCCCGCGTTACCCATGGCTTGTTATTAGGGTAGCAGCGGACAGTCCTGACAGGGGAGACCACGTCTGCGCAGAAGTTGAGGTACTCCGTCAGACAGTGTGTCATCCCCTCTATGTCCTCACCATGCGGGTCGATCAACACATCCCATACTGTGGTGTCGAAACAGTCTCTCAGGGCACTTTCCATCTCAGGGGACCACCTCCTGATGGTGCGAGTTGTCACCGGCTGTCTTTGGACCAGGGGGATGTACAGTGGCTGTAGGTGAACCAGGTTGTGATCAGACTTCcccagtggggggaggggagtcgcTCTATATGCATCCCTCACATTAGCATAGAGGAGATCAATTGTCCTGTTGTTTCTGGTAGTACAGTCTACAACCTGGTGAATCCAAAGTAGAATCCAAAGTTACGTGATTAAAGTCCCCAGAGATGATCATAAATGCCTCAGGGTGCTGTGTCTGCAGCCTTGCTGTGACGGAGTGTATCTTCTCACAGGCAGTGGCTGCGTCCGCTCTCGGAGGAATGTAAACACAGACGGTGATCACATGACTAAAATCCCTCGGCAGATAATATGGCCGCAGGCTAACAGCTAGCAGCTCGAGGTCCCGGCAACATGAGACTGTCTTTATGGAGATATGTCCTGGGTTACACCAGCGGTTGTTGACATACATGATGAGACCCCCACCTTTGCTTTTTCCGCTCGCTTTAGTGTCTCTGTCGGCTCTCACGGCAGTGAATCCCAGCAGGTCCACGTTAGCATCCGGTACAAGGTGGTTAAGCCATGTCTCCGTAAAGATGAACAAGCTGCTGTCACGGTAGATCCGTTGGTTGTTCAGCGCGGACAGCTCGTCGATCTTGTTCGGCAGCGAGTTCACATTCCCCATGATTACGGAGGGAATAGATGGTTTGTAGCGCCTACGATTATCCGCAAGCTCAGCCTTTATCTTAGCTCCAGCCTTGCAGCCCCTGGGTCTCCTCCTCAGCTCCGCTGGGATTGGGTGTCGTATCCCAGCCcgtccgtttgtttgtttgttgtttgttttgtccgtTAGTCCGTTTATTTGCAAAGCCAGTAGTTCCTCTCTTGAGTAAGTGAGAGAGCTGGCTCTTGGTTGCatttttagaaaaaataaatagaattgAAGTatctatagtatatagtatatagtttagtatagtacagtatatatattaaacacacaataagtagAAAGAAGTTAAAAAACGGGAGAGCTACTGGAGAGGCAGCCGTCTCCCAcagcgccatggcaacaagAAGTGTCCCTTTTATTGTCAGTTAGTAGGAGTTAGTAGCATACATCCTTACTTATAGTTAGTCAGATATAGTATGCAAGTTAGGTTTTATACTTCATTGGTTGTTAGTAGCTTATACTACCtttttagtcagttagtagTCAGTAGGATACTTCCTTACTTAGAGTCAATCAGTAGTTATTtggttaaatattaatttatcgtAAGTCAGAAAGTTAAATACTAACTTATAGTAAGTTAATAGTAATAGGTTTTATACTGCCTCGGTTGTTAATAGCTTCTAAGCTACCTTTTAGTCAGTTAGTCATAGTTAATATAGTACATCCTTACATATGGTCTGTTTGTTGTAGTTAATAGGTCACATCCTAACTCATATAGTCAGTTGGTAATAGTTAGCAGGTTAAATCCTAACCTAAAGCCAGTTATGTCAGCAGGTGCTCGAGTGTGGAAGCCACCACCAGTCAGACAGGGGTCTCTACAACAGCCCAGTACGTCAGATGCAGTTTCTGTACAGGTATAAACAGCACACGTCACCTTCAGCAGCCTTACCATGTCCTGTCCTCTATGGTACGAGACCTGCTTCATGTCCGTGTGACAGCAGACTGATGGATTAAGGGTATTAATTACACCAGCACGATGTATAACCTTAGACGTATTGTTGCTAGGAGGTAAGGTACCTactaggggtgtacggtataaacggtgctgaacgtataccggtgtgaatttgcgctacggtatggattttgacgttaccgtgagaccggtgtgaccggtagacaatgttgtgtgtaacgcgtaacaaagtaagtaatgtgttaatacagttccctaactactttttcatgtaaaaagtaaagttacgagcaactactgaaaatatggtaacgaaacatagttcctttttcaattcggcaccacgttacttttcccagggacagattgacagcgatactgccttctcaggccgtatgctattgcgcaagcacgcaggcgcgcaGCAAGCCCTCCTGCgttgcgcaatagtcccttcacaagctctcattccacaacgtacgagacagacgctggtagcgtgaagccgtctctgcaatcagacattgcttccgcaggcattttgaaagccagtccttacaactaaatgccagtggtggaacgagatgacaaacgttgtcactgtttacctgtctaaggacatggttccctttcaaactgtcgatagaaagggctttaaagagatggtcaaaacactcgatcccaggtacgcgttacatgcccgcacacacttcagccaaattgagatgccaaaactatacggcaaggtccgcaagcaagtggagaaacaaatccatactattaaacattagtgtttttttttttttttaagtatttttCCCCGTTCagaggcatttatatcgaaatttaAGATAAAAtgaacataccgtgatataataccgttaccgtctattcCTCAAATCTTACCATgatatagggctgggcgatatagcaaaaaatattatcacgattattttttcgatctcgatattaatcacgatatataatattaaaaaatatatatatatattttcttttctcttattttcattgttgttgattgtgtgtgcatgtgtgtgtgtgtgtgtgtgtgtgtgtgtgtgtgtgtgtgtgtgtgtgtgtgtgtgtgtgtgtgtgtgtgtgtgtgtgtgtgtgtgtgtgtgtgtgtgtgtgtgtgtgtgtaacggaaGCTCAAACATGCACCAGGGAATGGGCGTGTACTTAGGCATTAACCGCAAAACTGCGATCtgactattttgtttatttctgccgAATTGGCTGTCAGGTAAATCCAtatcagaaatgttttttttttttaattaaaaaaaatatatatataccgtattttccgcactataaggcgcacctgagtataagccgcagcagctaaatttaatgatgtgtacatagataagccgcactggactataagccacgggtgcagtgatgttgctaggtacgcgtcctgcgtccctgacgcattaaaatctgaaaggacgcactaaactcactatccatgcgtcccggggacgcatgtcattttccccatgaaaaacgatacatagtgaacattaaacaactcgtgtttaatcacagtaactggccaaagaaaccttcttgtgagcagaccggacaagcgctgtttcaaccctctgcgcatctactcggcgcagacgtgatcccctgtacaaagtatcgcgacatgctaatttagccgctaccaaaacaactagctcgtcaccactgatttcatttcaacaattaaaaatacgaacttcatagtaaataaacccacgtttccactgctcgatgctgtgctcattcgtgtcgattatgttgtaacgtttaggggacgtgctgtaatgaaataaatgaaacataatccggtggtggtgatgaaaactacattgaacggcagccgccatattgttatgcccaaacggcgcctgcgcatacatcgcgcttccaacgagatcccgtttttc
This portion of the Gadus chalcogrammus isolate NIFS_2021 unplaced genomic scaffold, NIFS_Gcha_1.0 GACHA101, whole genome shotgun sequence genome encodes:
- the LOC130378772 gene encoding histone-lysine N-methyltransferase PRDM7-like isoform X2; the protein is MFGTPGPPSPRAWKMMSRVESPTKSMGPLAVSPSAVTRDRPAVASTHHGTSTLSGYPPRDHHRHRQQTIDLDSSCRPTSQMSHSVEEEDFADIRAYFSTTKWNRLCMAEKKRFMQIKENHLVMSSLGLSFVAPAFMRREKPGQVRVCSPEETDSEEEQLWTSGLTDGSGLGVACRGWHPPHQHLAGARVWKPPPVRQGSLQQPSTSDAVSVQSLSGRGWSDQEVSGGPTPSHPEIDPPGGGVERGSAVQEEVSLECAVHGPIVFMADRPVAVREKDRAKKTLPAGFEIRDSRIPGAGLGVFYCGDGGLPIGTHFGPYEGHRTDEEGALEWILLGDLQEQTQ
- the LOC130378772 gene encoding histone-lysine N-methyltransferase PRDM7-like isoform X1 — protein: MFGTPGPPSPRAWKMMSRVESPTKSMGPLAVSPSAVTRDRPAVASTHHGTSTLSGYPPRDHHRHRQQTIDLDSSCRPTSQMSHSVEEEDFADIRAYFSTTKWNRLCMAEKKRFMQIKENHLVMSSLGLSFVAPAFMRREKPGQVRVCSPEETDSEEEQLWTSGLTDGSGLGVACRGWHPPHQHLAGARVWKPPPVRQGSLQQPSTSDAVSVQSLSGRGWSDQEVSGGPTPSHPEIDPPGGGVERGSAVQEEVSLVCDECRTFFLEECAVHGPIVFMADRPVAVREKDRAKKTLPAGFEIRDSRIPGAGLGVFYCGDGGLPIGTHFGPYEGHRTDEEGALEWILLGDLQEQTQ